The Catenuloplanes niger genome includes a window with the following:
- a CDS encoding RNA polymerase sigma factor, whose product MTVPLGDLLRELAPQVLGAVVRRYGHFDTAEDAVQEALLAAVADWPRRGRPDDPRAWLITVAARRLTDLLRADSARHRREWTVALRREAPQVPDSDDSLVLLFLCCHPALSVPAQLSLTLKAVGGLSTAEVARALLVPEATIGRRITRAKTAIRDSGAAFRLPSRADWDGRLAVVLRVLYLIFNEGYASTAGPALQRVELAAEAIRLTRLVHRLLPADSEVTGLLALMLLTHARRAARTAPDGALIPMDAQDRTLWDAAAIEEGIALITAALPAGPTGPYQLQAAIAAVHDEAPTAADTDWPQIEALYGLLLRVDASPVVRLNHAVAAAMARGPAAGLALLDDVPPASHRWYAARAHLLEKAGDVRGARDAYLEAATRTASLPERDYLRERARRLTGE is encoded by the coding sequence GTGACCGTCCCGCTCGGGGACCTGCTGCGTGAACTGGCGCCGCAGGTCCTCGGCGCGGTGGTCCGCCGGTACGGCCACTTCGACACCGCCGAGGACGCTGTGCAGGAGGCGCTGCTCGCGGCGGTCGCGGACTGGCCGCGCCGGGGCCGGCCGGACGACCCCCGCGCCTGGCTGATCACGGTGGCGGCGCGGCGGCTGACCGACCTGCTGCGGGCGGACTCGGCGCGGCACCGTCGCGAGTGGACCGTGGCACTGCGCCGGGAGGCACCGCAGGTCCCGGACTCGGACGACTCGCTGGTGCTGCTGTTCCTCTGCTGTCACCCGGCGCTGTCCGTACCGGCGCAGCTGTCCCTGACGCTGAAGGCGGTCGGCGGGCTGAGCACGGCCGAGGTGGCCCGCGCGCTGCTGGTGCCGGAGGCCACGATCGGCCGCCGGATCACGCGCGCGAAGACCGCGATCCGGGACAGCGGCGCCGCGTTCCGGCTGCCGTCGCGCGCCGACTGGGACGGCCGGCTCGCGGTCGTCCTCCGGGTGCTGTACCTGATCTTCAACGAGGGGTACGCGAGCACGGCCGGCCCGGCGCTGCAACGCGTCGAGCTGGCCGCCGAGGCGATCCGGCTCACCCGGCTCGTGCACCGCCTGCTGCCCGCGGACAGCGAGGTGACCGGGCTGCTCGCGCTGATGCTGCTCACCCACGCCCGGCGCGCGGCCCGGACCGCACCGGACGGCGCGCTGATCCCGATGGACGCGCAGGACCGCACGCTCTGGGACGCGGCCGCGATCGAGGAGGGCATCGCGCTGATCACGGCCGCGCTGCCCGCCGGGCCGACCGGCCCGTACCAGCTGCAGGCCGCGATCGCGGCGGTGCACGACGAGGCGCCGACCGCGGCGGACACGGACTGGCCGCAGATCGAGGCGCTCTACGGTCTGCTGCTGCGCGTCGACGCGTCCCCGGTCGTCCGGCTCAACCACGCGGTCGCGGCCGCGATGGCCCGGGGGCCGGCCGCCGGGCTCGCGCTGCTCGACGACGTGCCGCCCGCGTCCCACCGCTGGTACGCGGCCCGCGCGCACCTGCTGGAGAAGGCCGGTGACGTGCGCGGCGCCCGGGACGCGTACCTCGAGGCCGCGACCCGCACCGCCAGCCTGCCGGAACGCGACTACCTGCGGGAACGTGCCCGGCGGCTGACCGGCGAGTGA
- the serA gene encoding phosphoglycerate dehydrogenase — translation MIDDGKARVLLLENIHPDAVARFESEGYVVESVSSALDEDELISRIEGVSLLGIRSKTKVTARVIEAAKDLAAIGAFCIGTDQIDQVAASEAGVAVFNAPFSNTRSVVELALAEIIALTRRLTEKNNGMHAGVWDKAADGSHEVRGRRLGIVGYGNIGTQLSVLAEALGMRVYFYDSADKLSLGNARRCSTLNELLDVADIVTIHVDGRPGNSGFFGDEQFARMKPGSIFLNLSRGLVIDHDALRRHLESGHIAGAAVDVFPVEPKGRGDEFQSGLRGLPNVILTPHIGGSTEEAQADIGAFVSNKLATFLTEGNTTLSVNLPSVALPPHGEGHRLVYLHRNTPGVLAQVNSVLAEHSVNVEGQLLATKGEYGYLLTDIGIDFTPELINQLAALPQTVRLRVIA, via the coding sequence ATGATCGACGACGGTAAGGCGCGAGTCCTTCTCCTGGAGAACATCCACCCCGACGCGGTGGCCCGGTTCGAGTCCGAGGGCTATGTCGTCGAGTCTGTCTCCTCCGCGCTCGACGAGGATGAGCTGATCTCGCGGATCGAGGGCGTCTCGCTGCTCGGCATCCGGTCCAAGACCAAGGTGACCGCGCGGGTCATCGAGGCGGCGAAGGACCTGGCCGCGATCGGCGCGTTCTGCATCGGCACGGACCAGATCGACCAGGTCGCGGCGTCCGAGGCCGGCGTCGCGGTGTTCAACGCGCCGTTCTCCAACACCCGCAGCGTGGTCGAGCTGGCGCTCGCCGAGATCATCGCGCTGACCCGCCGGCTGACCGAGAAGAACAACGGCATGCACGCCGGCGTCTGGGACAAGGCGGCCGACGGCAGCCACGAGGTGCGCGGCCGGCGGCTGGGCATCGTCGGGTACGGCAACATCGGCACCCAGCTGTCCGTGCTGGCCGAGGCGCTGGGCATGCGGGTCTACTTCTACGACAGCGCGGACAAGCTGTCGCTGGGCAACGCGCGCCGGTGCAGCACGCTCAACGAGCTGCTGGACGTGGCGGACATCGTCACCATCCACGTGGACGGCCGGCCGGGCAACAGCGGCTTCTTCGGCGACGAGCAGTTCGCCCGGATGAAGCCGGGCAGCATCTTCCTGAACCTGTCCCGCGGCCTGGTCATCGACCACGACGCGCTGCGCCGGCACCTGGAGAGCGGCCACATCGCGGGCGCGGCCGTGGACGTGTTCCCGGTCGAGCCGAAGGGCCGGGGCGACGAGTTCCAGTCCGGGCTGCGCGGCCTGCCGAACGTGATCCTGACCCCGCACATCGGCGGCTCGACCGAGGAGGCGCAGGCCGACATCGGCGCGTTCGTCTCCAACAAGCTGGCCACGTTCCTGACCGAGGGCAACACCACGCTCAGCGTGAACCTGCCGTCCGTCGCGCTGCCGCCGCACGGCGAGGGTCACCGCCTGGTCTACCTGCACCGGAACACGCCGGGCGTGCTCGCGCAGGTCAACAGCGTGCTCGCGGAGCACTCGGTGAACGTCGAGGGTCAGCTGCTGGCCACCAAGGGCGAGTACGGCTACCTGCTCACCGACATCGGCATCGACTTCACGCCGGAGCTGATCAACCAGCTCGCCGCGCTGCCGCAGACCGTCCGGCTGCGCGTCATCGCCTGA
- a CDS encoding RNA polymerase sigma factor, with product MHDELLVVRAQLGERDAFADLVRAWHDPVHTFARRMIGPRDADDVAQEVWLAVVRGLPRLREPARFAPWLFRIARRSVTDRLRAEYAQPVAEAAAAEPDVGDLVADRATIAAGLAGVPVRERELLILFYLQDLSLETCAEICDIPVGTVKSRLSRGRRLLRDALTPKGPQR from the coding sequence ATGCACGATGAACTGCTGGTCGTCCGCGCCCAGCTCGGCGAGCGCGACGCGTTCGCCGACCTGGTCCGGGCCTGGCACGATCCGGTCCACACGTTCGCCCGCCGCATGATCGGGCCCCGGGACGCGGACGACGTGGCCCAGGAGGTGTGGCTCGCCGTCGTTCGCGGCCTGCCCCGGCTCCGCGAACCCGCCCGCTTCGCCCCGTGGCTGTTCCGCATCGCCCGCCGCTCCGTCACCGACCGCCTGCGCGCGGAGTACGCACAGCCGGTCGCGGAGGCGGCCGCCGCCGAGCCCGACGTCGGCGACCTGGTCGCCGACCGCGCCACGATCGCCGCCGGGCTGGCCGGCGTCCCGGTCCGCGAACGCGAGCTGCTGATCCTCTTCTACCTCCAGGACCTCTCCCTGGAGACCTGCGCCGAGATCTGCGACATCCCGGTCGGCACGGTCAAGTCACGCCTCTCCCGCGGCCGCCGCCTGCTCCGCGACGCGCTCACCCCGAAGGGACCCCAGCGATGA